One Beggiatoa leptomitoformis DNA segment encodes these proteins:
- the rtcA gene encoding RNA 3'-terminal phosphate cyclase — protein MLQTRYLSIDGSQGEGGGQVLRSSLALSIYTQQAFHIHHIRAKRKNPGLQAQHLTAVRAAKMVSNAHVEGDVIGSGELWFTPNLAQGGRYRFNIGTAGSTTLVLQTVLYPLLLAEHPSHLVLSGGTHNTAAPPFEYLTTVLFPLLQKMGCQVTATLDNYGFYPKGGGQITVDIQPTRVLQGLTLLQRGELLQQEAQALITGIPAHVAERELAQVKKKLRWADSCLKFMPVASGYGTGNILLLFLHYAQVSELFSGVAQRGLKAEAVAEHAIVALQAYQAADVPVGEHLADQLLLPLAFAGKGQFLTVAPSQHTLTHCEIIQQFLGLKIQIEQVTSSQYLITVG, from the coding sequence ATGTTACAAACCCGTTATTTATCTATTGATGGTTCGCAAGGTGAGGGCGGTGGGCAAGTTTTACGGTCTTCACTGGCATTATCTATTTATACGCAACAAGCATTTCATATTCATCATATTCGCGCCAAACGCAAAAATCCCGGTTTACAGGCGCAACACTTAACGGCTGTGCGAGCTGCAAAAATGGTCAGTAATGCCCATGTTGAGGGGGATGTTATTGGCTCTGGTGAACTGTGGTTTACACCGAATTTGGCACAAGGGGGGCGGTATCGTTTTAATATCGGGACAGCGGGTAGTACAACATTGGTTTTACAAACGGTTTTGTATCCTTTGTTGTTAGCAGAACATCCTTCGCATTTGGTTTTATCGGGTGGCACGCATAACACCGCCGCACCGCCATTTGAATATTTAACAACGGTTTTATTTCCGTTATTACAAAAAATGGGTTGTCAGGTGACAGCAACATTAGATAATTATGGGTTTTATCCAAAAGGCGGTGGACAAATAACCGTAGATATTCAACCAACAAGGGTATTGCAGGGACTAACATTATTACAGCGGGGAGAATTATTACAACAAGAAGCGCAAGCGTTGATTACGGGCATTCCCGCACATGTTGCCGAGCGTGAATTAGCACAGGTGAAAAAGAAATTACGCTGGGCGGATAGTTGCCTTAAATTTATGCCAGTTGCATCGGGTTATGGGACTGGGAATATCTTATTGTTATTTTTGCATTATGCGCAGGTAAGCGAGTTATTTAGTGGTGTAGCGCAACGGGGATTAAAGGCAGAAGCGGTGGCAGAACATGCCATTGTGGCATTACAAGCGTATCAAGCGGCGGATGTCCCTGTAGGCGAGCATTTGGCTGACCAATTGTTATTACCGTTGGCATTTGCAGGCAAAGGGCAATTTTTAACGGTAGCCCCCAGTCAACACACATTGACGCATTGCGAAATTATTCAGCAGTTTTTAGGGCTTAAGATTCAAATAGAGCAGGTTACATCCAGTCAGTATTTAATTACCGTAGGATAA
- a CDS encoding DUF58 domain-containing protein yields MRPAPLLLWLLFGWLLFAICTSIFPRLLMLWAIMGGMLLIIALYDLLQLWMQTFPHVTRKAAGSLALGVWCDVELTIFSRYKADQQIEIIDDYPPQADIENLPQTLYLQANTGVATQYQFCPQQRGNLHFNGVHLLLHSSLHLWKRYYYQAIPQAIKVYPNFAAVTKYALFAIENRLGQLGIRKRPRRGEGLEFHQLREYRAGDSLRQINWNATSRLKKLISKEYQDERDQQIIFLIDCGRRMATQDGALSHFDHTLNAVLLLSYVALRQGDALGLLTFSGTESRWIAPRKGMNTVNLVLNTLYDLQPTLRTSDYLNAVEQLLKHHQKRALIILISNLRDEDNEELTIALKLLRAKHLVLLASLREKILNEVLDAPVMQFNDALRYAAIHEYLGHRSQSQENFKNKGVIFVDTEPEQLAIHIVNRYLDIKRGGIL; encoded by the coding sequence GTGCGCCCCGCTCCTTTACTGCTTTGGTTACTGTTTGGTTGGTTATTGTTTGCGATATGCACCAGCATATTTCCGCGTTTGTTGATGCTATGGGCAATCATGGGCGGTATGTTATTAATTATTGCCCTATATGACTTATTGCAACTCTGGATGCAGACTTTTCCACACGTGACCCGTAAAGCAGCGGGGTCATTGGCTTTGGGCGTTTGGTGTGATGTTGAGCTAACAATTTTTAGCCGATATAAAGCTGACCAACAAATTGAAATAATAGATGATTACCCGCCACAAGCTGATATTGAAAACTTGCCACAAACGCTTTATTTACAAGCAAATACAGGGGTTGCCACTCAATATCAATTTTGCCCACAACAGCGTGGCAATTTACATTTTAACGGTGTACACCTACTGCTGCATTCTTCTCTGCATTTATGGAAACGTTATTATTATCAAGCTATTCCACAAGCCATTAAAGTTTACCCAAATTTTGCAGCGGTGACTAAATACGCTCTATTTGCCATAGAAAATCGGTTAGGGCAATTAGGCATTCGTAAACGTCCCCGACGTGGTGAAGGCTTAGAATTTCATCAATTACGCGAATATCGAGCGGGTGATTCTTTGCGTCAAATCAATTGGAATGCAACTTCACGCTTAAAAAAGCTTATTTCTAAAGAATATCAAGATGAACGCGACCAACAAATTATCTTTCTTATTGATTGCGGACGGCGGATGGCGACACAAGATGGCGCATTATCTCATTTTGACCACACGTTAAATGCCGTTTTATTGTTATCTTACGTTGCCTTACGTCAGGGTGATGCACTGGGATTATTAACTTTTAGCGGGACAGAATCACGTTGGATTGCACCGCGTAAAGGCATGAATACCGTTAATTTAGTGCTTAATACGCTGTACGATTTACAACCGACGCTGCGCACGAGCGACTACTTAAACGCGGTTGAACAATTGCTAAAACATCATCAAAAACGCGCTTTAATTATTCTTATTTCTAATTTACGCGATGAAGATAATGAAGAATTAACTATTGCACTCAAACTATTACGTGCAAAACATTTGGTGCTACTGGCCAGTTTACGCGAAAAAATCTTAAATGAAGTTTTAGATGCTCCCGTCATGCAGTTTAATGATGCCTTACGTTATGCCGCTATTCATGAATACTTAGGACATCGCTCGCAATCACAAGAAAATTTTAAAAATAAAGGGGTTATATTCGTAGATACTGAACCTGAACAATTAGCGATTCATATTGTTAATCGGTACTTAGATATTAAACGCGGTGGGATTTTATGA
- the folE gene encoding GTP cyclohydrolase I FolE yields MSQETPENKKSQYIVGENAVENLTTMYRNIIVNVGENVERDGLLKTPERAAKAILRLTSGYQQNLNAIVNDALFESDSDQVVLVRDIEFYSLCEHHLLPFFGKCHVGYLPCGKVLGLSKVARIVDMFSRRLQIQEQLTHQVALAIQECTGAYGVGVVMDARHMCMIMRGVEKQSSSTTTSAMLGTFRQNPAARAEFLSLIASSNSSL; encoded by the coding sequence AAAACAAAAAATCACAATATATTGTGGGCGAAAATGCTGTTGAAAATCTGACTACAATGTATCGTAATATCATTGTAAACGTAGGGGAAAATGTTGAACGTGATGGTTTGTTAAAAACCCCTGAACGCGCTGCTAAAGCGATATTGCGGCTAACCAGTGGTTATCAACAAAATTTGAATGCTATCGTCAATGACGCATTGTTTGAATCAGACAGTGACCAAGTAGTACTCGTTCGTGATATTGAATTTTATAGTTTATGTGAACATCACCTACTTCCCTTTTTTGGTAAATGTCATGTTGGTTATTTACCCTGCGGCAAGGTATTAGGACTGTCTAAAGTTGCACGTATTGTTGACATGTTTTCCCGTCGCCTACAGATTCAAGAACAACTGACCCATCAAGTTGCCCTTGCGATTCAAGAATGTACAGGTGCTTATGGCGTTGGTGTGGTAATGGATGCACGCCACATGTGCATGATTATGCGTGGTGTCGAAAAACAAAGCTCCAGCACCACCACTTCTGCAATGCTTGGGACTTTCCGCCAAAATCCCGCCGCCCGCGCAGAGTTTCTCTCCCTAATAGCCTCTTCTAATTCCAGCCTTTAA
- a CDS encoding DUF3108 domain-containing protein: protein MFRFFILVLHLGCIAPLWADDAFPPPFTAHYTVYAKGVTVGEGTRRLYRQADGRYVFEAKSNTVGVAALFRDDVIEEKSIFDLINNNARPLEYIYSQQGSKKQKFIHIIFDWEKHTAQNIAPEKPWDIHIEDGVVDMMLYQIILMQELQAGKRDLQYAIVDKGEVKTYIPKYLGDDIIDTGLGELNALKYERLSENGKRKTTIWSAPKLHYLPVRVEHEERGDTFSLVLESVEGL, encoded by the coding sequence ATGTTCAGATTTTTTATTTTGGTTTTACACCTTGGTTGCATTGCCCCTTTATGGGCTGATGATGCCTTTCCGCCCCCGTTTACTGCCCACTACACGGTTTATGCTAAAGGCGTTACCGTTGGGGAAGGTACACGGCGTTTATATCGCCAAGCTGATGGACGTTATGTCTTTGAAGCAAAAAGTAATACTGTGGGGGTTGCTGCCTTATTTCGGGATGATGTGATTGAAGAAAAGAGCATTTTTGACTTAATCAACAATAATGCGCGTCCGCTAGAATATATTTATAGCCAACAAGGCTCTAAAAAACAAAAGTTTATTCATATTATTTTTGACTGGGAAAAACACACCGCGCAAAATATTGCCCCTGAAAAACCTTGGGACATTCATATTGAAGATGGCGTAGTGGATATGATGTTGTATCAAATTATCCTGATGCAAGAATTGCAAGCAGGCAAACGAGATTTACAATACGCCATTGTGGACAAAGGAGAAGTTAAAACCTACATTCCCAAGTATTTGGGGGACGACATCATTGATACAGGCTTAGGCGAGTTAAATGCCCTTAAATATGAACGCCTATCAGAAAACGGCAAGCGTAAAACAACTATCTGGTCAGCCCCTAAACTTCACTACTTACCCGTGCGTGTAGAACATGAAGAACGGGGAGATACCTTTAGCCTTGTTTTAGAATCGGTAGAAGGTTTATAA
- a CDS encoding ExeM/NucH family extracellular endonuclease, translated as MRRTQYPDSWVIKIRQYITSFSIYTLIIFGFLAQSAMAAPKLLISGYLANPQSTDSPYEYVQLIAVENIDFSVTPHAVVFTNNGTATSNGWVAGGALTYGFNLTTGTLNAGDIVYVGGSGKLINGSGSTDISSATWLNAINTATTAGNSFGTAASSGVLGNGGGNADGIAIFDVAVSSITASTVPVDAVFFGTGVGSAKPATGGYTLPTNDLYDNAQGTFGNGTNTFIFSDPAGSGFTKLTGVYNTNTATWTTARTGSSITLSTSSVLSDITTAITLATTDTAPTVISSVPSDSATNVATSSTITLNFDEPVDLTAAAVTVECPTATAQSFTGLPANNVSTVILTPSTTLPNTTSCTVTVIAGQVTDKDGTADNMATNQIISFTTIAAPVGTAPSISFGTNTDDYIDGGVSIAPASPFAITAALNDSTDAVKNAGIDFIIADSDGIATTSVTASSSNSSVVPNTNLTIAGSGTAAVNVKINPVGVGYSTITVTVSDGTNMADYVLNYAVSAASTTPTTTRFHSGKADASSAIAIDTDYMLVADDEDQTIRLYNRANSGLPVASFDFTSSLGLSGSSEVDIEASTRVGNSLYWLGSHSNNSSGNDKPNRERLFTTTLSGTGTTATLTFEHYYKYLEDDLIAWDSSNAHGLGANFFGLSASAAAGVIPETTGGFNIEGFSIAPNSTDTVYLAFRAPIVPTNTRTKALIIPVTNFTTLGDASGGVSGSATFGAPIQLELGGRGIRSMECNTAGCLLIAGSADGTGNFKLYTWSGNALDTPDERSTNLPIITDGSYETIVALPTGATLTAWDNQDVQFLIDTGDMIYYADGTIAKDLPNSNHKKFRSEIVNLGTPPVISKIHTLQGNGAATSLTGTQVIEGIVVGDFQGSTEGKGFYVQEEDADIDADVTTSEGIFVYCNTCTTAVSVGDKVRVTGTISEYSNQTQLGGTLSINVLSTGNSLPSASTVTLPVPSAIAGVDYLERFEGMLVIFSQTLYVSSNYTLGRYGEILLSANGRLSQPTNVTTPGVNASTLQAQNLLNQITLDDGLTSQNPDPAPHGLSASHSIRGGDTVTGLSGILNYNYNLYRVQPTASVSFIASNPRTATPTSVGGTVKVASFNVLNYFNTFTACTLGVGGTANNDNCRGATDATEFARQRAKTIAAIQAINADIVGIMEMENDGYDASSALQDLVNGLNSAMGADTYSFIDPDTALSTVNVMGTDAIKVALIYKSAVVTPAGAAMTSTDAIFDRRPLAQTFQVGIEKFTVIVNHFKSKGSCPTTGTDTANEDSGDGQSCWNAKRQTQATTLLNFIDNTVKVNSGDDDILIIGDLNSYAEEDPITLIKAAGYTNLVTEHSGVNAYGYQYDGLWGYLDHALSSASLTPQINGVTDWHINADEPISLDYNTEYKSAGQLTSLYAADGYRSSDHDPVVIGLTPTVAYQLSLTTTGTGTGTISSSGTPAGTSCGTNCLTYVSTSTVNLQATPTGGASFSGWSCTPTFVSGNTLTANTICAATFTAAVVTPVTPPTSGDYSLAIKVVGTGSGTISGTSAGNYPSGTRISLTALANADSDFIGWSPSTCAATFVLDVNTTCTATFDLKVIPQQYTLSLTTTGTGSGVISGANAGTYPSGTLINLSAIANSDSQFIAWNNALCASPFNLTADTVCIAQFESNPVTPPPPTTLSYTLYLQTTGTGTGMINGTGAGMYPNETLINLNAIANSDSQFITWNNALCASPFTLTADTNCIAQFDKLLPTTPLTYTLTVTPSPFGTVQMASVTCPDDCSVIVDSGTILSLNAIANTGYQFIHWTGDASCGQTVNMTTNIHCEAVFMPITTTTATTPLCPLTGTVNTLCNAQLREITQALTVLPQGNISNLVIATTVLNQGWLSNILVKTTGRITGGILTGYVHNQGILTDIDFKGGYLQGGILAGVILNSSLVDGYIANVRFMENATLTGGILQGRIYGNPNAPAMLNNVRIKTGSHLSGVILGENVIVEDNVIIDKNIILPRLDTLTAYDATGKVITVDSQFVGGISVLNQAYVIKTTQKLADTVNIRGRIFVAPEHVGKTADLFVYSPYWYADNRFISYFMTDSKGQIFAWDEKPLNLIPFKQSVVLEPIQEMDLYTGHFVAIGTLKVVFGYRLSDGTLVMHNEPSTIHIEIQP; from the coding sequence ATGCGTAGAACACAATACCCTGATTCATGGGTTATCAAAATTAGGCAATACATCACTTCCTTTAGTATTTACACCCTGATTATTTTTGGATTCTTAGCCCAATCAGCAATGGCCGCGCCTAAACTGCTGATTTCAGGCTATCTTGCTAATCCGCAAAGTACAGATAGCCCTTATGAATATGTCCAACTAATTGCTGTTGAAAACATTGATTTTTCTGTCACCCCCCACGCCGTTGTTTTTACCAACAATGGCACGGCAACCAGCAACGGCTGGGTAGCAGGTGGCGCGCTCACTTATGGGTTTAACCTCACGACAGGTACACTGAACGCGGGCGACATTGTCTATGTTGGTGGTTCTGGCAAACTGATTAATGGCAGCGGTAGTACGGATATTTCTAGTGCAACATGGCTAAACGCAATTAACACCGCAACCACCGCAGGCAACAGCTTCGGCACAGCCGCATCTAGTGGCGTGTTAGGCAATGGCGGCGGAAATGCAGATGGGATTGCTATTTTTGATGTCGCAGTGAGCAGTATTACTGCTAGCACAGTCCCTGTAGATGCGGTTTTTTTTGGAACAGGTGTCGGTTCTGCAAAACCCGCAACTGGGGGTTATACATTACCTACCAATGACTTATATGATAATGCACAAGGTACATTTGGCAATGGTACAAATACCTTTATTTTTTCAGACCCAGCAGGTTCTGGGTTTACGAAACTAACAGGGGTTTACAATACAAATACAGCAACATGGACAACGGCACGTACAGGTTCATCGATTACTTTGTCAACAAGTTCTGTTCTAAGCGATATTACAACTGCTATTACACTCGCAACAACCGATACCGCCCCTACAGTTATTTCATCAGTCCCTAGTGACAGTGCGACCAATGTCGCAACCAGCAGTACCATCACCTTAAACTTTGACGAACCCGTTGATTTAACGGCTGCTGCGGTGACAGTAGAGTGTCCTACTGCAACGGCGCAATCTTTTACTGGGTTACCTGCCAATAACGTCAGTACGGTTATCTTAACCCCCAGTACGACGCTACCTAATACAACAAGTTGTACCGTAACCGTTATTGCAGGACAAGTGACAGATAAAGACGGTACAGCCGATAATATGGCAACTAATCAGATAATTAGTTTTACGACCATTGCCGCTCCTGTAGGTACAGCACCTAGTATTAGTTTTGGTACGAATACAGATGATTATATTGATGGTGGTGTCAGCATCGCGCCTGCCTCTCCTTTTGCCATTACAGCCGCACTGAACGATAGCACTGACGCAGTTAAAAACGCAGGGATTGATTTTATTATTGCTGATAGTGATGGCATTGCTACAACCAGCGTAACGGCGAGTAGTAGTAACAGCAGTGTTGTTCCCAATACCAATTTAACCATTGCAGGTAGTGGTACAGCCGCCGTCAATGTAAAAATTAATCCCGTTGGTGTTGGTTATAGCACGATTACCGTTACCGTTAGTGATGGCACAAATATGGCTGATTATGTATTGAATTATGCGGTTTCGGCTGCCTCAACAACACCAACCACAACCCGTTTTCACAGTGGCAAAGCAGATGCCTCCAGCGCAATAGCCATAGACACGGATTACATGCTGGTTGCTGATGATGAAGACCAAACGATTCGTTTATACAATCGTGCTAATTCAGGATTACCTGTCGCGAGCTTTGATTTCACCAGCAGTTTAGGTCTAAGTGGCAGTTCAGAAGTGGATATTGAAGCCTCCACCCGTGTTGGGAATAGCCTTTACTGGTTAGGTTCACACAGTAATAACAGTTCGGGAAATGATAAACCCAATCGTGAACGGTTATTTACAACAACATTAAGCGGTACAGGCACAACTGCCACACTGACATTTGAGCATTATTATAAATATCTTGAAGACGATTTAATCGCATGGGACAGTAGCAATGCACACGGATTAGGTGCAAATTTCTTCGGTCTTAGTGCCAGTGCGGCCGCAGGGGTTATTCCTGAAACAACGGGCGGTTTTAATATAGAAGGTTTTAGCATTGCCCCAAATAGTACAGATACAGTTTATCTTGCTTTTCGCGCCCCTATCGTTCCTACCAACACACGCACCAAAGCCTTAATTATCCCCGTAACAAATTTTACAACGCTTGGCGATGCGTCGGGTGGTGTATCAGGCTCTGCCACGTTTGGCGCACCGATTCAATTGGAATTGGGCGGACGGGGTATTCGGAGCATGGAATGCAACACAGCCGGATGTTTACTGATTGCAGGCTCTGCGGATGGGACGGGCAATTTTAAACTTTACACATGGTCAGGCAATGCGCTGGATACACCTGATGAACGCAGTACGAATTTACCCATTATTACCGATGGCAGTTATGAAACCATTGTGGCATTACCCACAGGTGCAACATTAACCGCTTGGGATAATCAAGACGTGCAATTTTTAATCGACACAGGAGACATGATTTATTACGCCGATGGGACGATTGCGAAAGATTTACCCAATAGTAATCATAAAAAATTCCGTAGCGAAATTGTGAATTTAGGCACACCGCCTGTTATCAGTAAAATTCATACGTTACAAGGTAATGGTGCGGCTACCAGCCTTACAGGAACGCAAGTAATAGAAGGGATTGTTGTTGGTGATTTTCAAGGCAGTACTGAGGGCAAAGGTTTTTATGTTCAAGAAGAAGATGCCGATATTGATGCAGATGTGACAACGTCCGAAGGGATTTTTGTTTATTGCAATACATGTACAACGGCTGTGAGTGTTGGCGATAAAGTACGAGTAACAGGCACGATTAGCGAATACAGCAATCAAACCCAATTAGGGGGCACACTAAGCATTAACGTTTTAAGTACAGGAAACAGCTTACCCAGTGCCTCAACGGTTACACTTCCTGTTCCATCAGCCATCGCAGGAGTGGATTATTTAGAACGGTTTGAAGGCATGTTAGTGATTTTCTCGCAAACATTGTATGTTTCCAGTAATTACACTTTAGGACGTTATGGTGAAATATTACTGTCCGCAAATGGGCGATTGTCACAGCCAACGAATGTCACCACACCGGGTGTTAACGCGAGTACCTTACAAGCGCAAAACCTGCTCAATCAAATTACCTTAGATGACGGTCTAACCAGCCAAAACCCAGACCCTGCACCACATGGCTTAAGTGCCAGTCATTCAATTCGTGGTGGCGATACCGTGACAGGTTTATCAGGAATTTTAAATTACAACTACAACTTATATCGTGTACAACCCACCGCTAGCGTCAGTTTTATCGCCAGTAACCCACGCACGGCAACCCCTACAAGCGTTGGTGGAACGGTAAAAGTGGCTAGTTTCAATGTCCTAAATTACTTTAATACCTTTACAGCATGTACGCTAGGCGTAGGCGGTACCGCGAATAATGATAATTGCCGTGGTGCAACTGATGCGACAGAATTTGCGCGTCAACGGGCAAAAACAATTGCGGCAATTCAAGCAATTAACGCTGATATTGTGGGTATTATGGAAATGGAAAACGATGGCTATGATGCAAGCAGTGCGTTACAAGATTTAGTTAATGGTTTAAATAGTGCAATGGGAGCAGATACCTACAGTTTTATCGACCCTGATACAGCACTTAGTACAGTCAACGTGATGGGAACGGATGCAATTAAAGTTGCCTTGATTTATAAATCCGCTGTTGTTACCCCCGCAGGGGCAGCGATGACTAGCACGGATGCAATTTTTGACCGTCGTCCTCTAGCACAAACCTTTCAAGTTGGAATAGAAAAATTCACGGTTATTGTCAATCACTTTAAATCTAAAGGCAGTTGTCCTACAACAGGCACAGATACAGCAAATGAAGACAGTGGCGATGGACAAAGTTGTTGGAATGCAAAACGACAAACACAAGCCACAACCCTGTTGAATTTCATTGATAACACAGTAAAAGTCAACAGTGGCGATGATGATATATTAATCATTGGTGATTTAAATTCTTATGCTGAAGAAGACCCCATCACGTTAATTAAAGCAGCGGGTTATACCAATTTAGTCACCGAACACAGTGGTGTTAATGCCTATGGTTATCAATATGATGGTTTATGGGGCTATTTAGACCATGCGTTAAGCAGTGCTTCACTAACCCCACAAATTAATGGCGTAACAGATTGGCACATTAATGCAGATGAACCTATTTCTTTAGATTACAACACAGAGTACAAATCGGCAGGACAACTAACCAGTTTGTATGCTGCTGATGGTTATCGCTCTTCTGACCACGACCCTGTTGTGATTGGTTTAACCCCCACGGTAGCCTATCAATTAAGCCTTACAACAACAGGCACAGGAACGGGAACAATTAGCAGTAGTGGCACACCTGCGGGAACAAGTTGTGGTACAAACTGCTTAACCTATGTCAGTACAAGCACCGTGAATTTGCAGGCAACACCCACAGGTGGCGCGAGTTTCTCAGGTTGGTCATGTACACCAACATTTGTATCAGGTAATACATTAACGGCTAACACCATTTGTGCTGCAACGTTTACGGCAGCGGTTGTTACGCCAGTTACACCGCCCACATCAGGTGACTACAGCTTGGCTATTAAGGTCGTCGGAACAGGCAGTGGCACGATCAGTGGGACAAGTGCGGGCAATTATCCTAGTGGTACTCGTATCAGCTTAACCGCCCTAGCTAATGCTGATTCAGACTTTATCGGCTGGTCACCCAGCACTTGCGCAGCTACATTTGTGTTAGACGTAAACACAACTTGCACCGCTACGTTTGATTTAAAAGTTATACCGCAACAATACACCCTGAGTTTAACAACAACAGGGACAGGTTCAGGTGTCATCAGTGGTGCCAATGCGGGTACATATCCCAGTGGAACACTTATTAATCTAAGCGCGATTGCAAATTCTGATTCGCAATTTATCGCTTGGAATAATGCACTGTGTGCGAGTCCATTTAATTTGACTGCTGACACAGTATGTATTGCACAATTTGAAAGTAACCCCGTAACCCCACCGCCACCAACAACATTAAGCTATACCCTTTATTTACAGACTACAGGGACAGGAACAGGGATGATTAATGGCACTGGTGCAGGCATGTACCCCAACGAAACGCTTATTAATCTGAACGCGATTGCAAATTCTGATTCGCAATTTATCACTTGGAATAATGCACTGTGTGCAAGTCCGTTTACTTTAACCGCTGATACAAACTGTATTGCACAATTTGATAAATTACTCCCTACAACACCGCTCACTTACACCCTAACAGTTACACCTTCTCCTTTTGGAACAGTGCAAATGGCAAGCGTGACGTGTCCTGATGACTGCAGTGTTATCGTAGACAGTGGCACGATACTATCGCTCAACGCGATTGCTAATACAGGTTATCAATTTATCCATTGGACGGGTGATGCAAGCTGCGGTCAAACGGTAAATATGACAACTAATATCCATTGCGAAGCGGTGTTCATGCCCATTACTACCACAACAGCGACAACGCCACTATGTCCACTGACAGGTACAGTAAACACCCTGTGCAATGCCCAATTGCGTGAAATAACCCAAGCACTTACCGTGTTACCACAAGGAAATATCAGCAATCTAGTAATTGCAACAACCGTTCTTAATCAAGGCTGGTTAAGCAATATTCTCGTTAAAACAACAGGACGTATAACAGGCGGGATTTTAACGGGTTATGTCCATAATCAAGGCATCTTGACAGACATAGACTTTAAGGGTGGGTATTTACAAGGTGGGATTTTAGCAGGGGTTATTTTGAATAGTAGTTTAGTTGATGGTTATATTGCCAATGTCCGCTTTATGGAAAATGCCACACTGACAGGCGGGATTTTACAAGGGCGAATTTATGGCAACCCAAATGCGCCAGCCATGCTTAACAATGTTCGCATTAAAACGGGTAGTCATTTAAGCGGTGTGATTTTAGGCGAAAATGTGATAGTTGAAGACAATGTTATCATCGATAAAAACATCATATTACCCCGTTTAGATACCCTTACCGCTTATGATGCAACAGGAAAAGTGATAACCGTCGACAGCCAATTTGTTGGTGGTATTTCCGTGCTTAATCAGGCCTATGTTATCAAAACAACCCAAAAATTAGCGGATACGGTCAACATCAGAGGACGTATATTCGTTGCCCCTGAACATGTGGGAAAAACCGCTGATTTATTTGTATATTCACCCTACTGGTATGCCGATAATCGCTTTATTAGCTACTTTATGACAGATAGCAAAGGACAAATCTTTGCGTGGGACGAAAAACCCTTAAACCTAATCCCTTTTAAACAAAGTGTGGTTTTAGAACCCATTCAAGAAATGGATTTATACACAGGACACTTTGTAGCAATCGGCACGTTAAAAGTGGTTTTTGGTTATCGTTTATCTGACGGAACGCTGGTTATGCACAATGAACCCAGCACGATACACATAGAAATCCAACCATAG